One part of the Odontesthes bonariensis isolate fOdoBon6 chromosome 15, fOdoBon6.hap1, whole genome shotgun sequence genome encodes these proteins:
- the LOC142400745 gene encoding E3 ubiquitin-protein ligase RNF14-like, whose translation MNTDSEEQEDELLVLQSIFSSEEFVRDESKFAGEIRVSAELPADFIVVLKDGDTLRQYDVSSLPPLLLTFELPEDYPSSSPPSSTLTCSWLNRTQLIALSAQLANLHQATGGAVVLFSWIQFLKEDALKFLDIYTLLELPSDEHSTLQCNQSKQDSEPSKAKDDEHTPNSDICAPSGENLLNSSASNRSSTDSHGASGLDCYKADQHHLTSHLCQISLNADYPKNHSSETGQTKPNQIAHAPDTEAFRSSEFKADNQDDPLLATGKSELIPFTQSEISQEDVLSEGDSSAVVLPPTSSSSPLDPIEQVAASLPTQPTDSSPYKAQNLSGLSLSPSQLLLSQILIHDAAQKQKVFATTVFDCGICYMGWLGSECMQLYECAHIFCQACLREFCQVQITEGNIQGVTCPQAGCVASLTPAQVKSLVGEKLFSRYDRLLLQSTLDHMSDVTYCPRHSCGSVVIADKSSNAALCSVCSFAFCVTCKKTYHGPNECHKEMTERINDDALQTPPQSEEGLRALLEDYMTGSKQRRRLLESRYGRKMFQSTETYLSNNWKAANTKACPHCFCPIQKDGGCDHMYCTQCHRPFCWV comes from the exons ATGAATACGGACTCGGAGGAGCAGGAAGACGAACTGCTCGTCCTACAGAGTATTTTTAGTTCCGAGGAGTTTGTCCGGGATGAGTCGAAATTTGCCGGAGAAATCCGAGTTTCTGCAGAGCTTCCTGCAGATTTCATTGTGGTTCTGAAAGACG GTGACACACTGAGGCAGTATGACGTCTCCTCCCTCCCACCACTGCTTCTGACCTTTGAACTTCCTGAGGACTATccttcctcctcccctccctcctccACCCTCACCTGCAGCTGGCTTAATCGCACACAG TTAATTGCACTCAGTGCTCAGCTTGCCAACCTCCATCAGGCCACTGGGGGCGCTGTGGTGCTGTTCTCCTGGATACAGTTTCTGAAAGAAGATGCCCTGAAGTTCTTGGACATCTATACTTTGCTGGAGCTTCCTTCTGATGAACATAGCACTCTGCAGTGTAACCAGAGCAAACAAGATTCTGAGCCTTCAAAAGCAAAAGATGACGAACACACTCCAAATTCAGATATTTGTGCACCATCTGGAGAAAATCTGCTAAATTCTTCAGCCTCAAACAGGAGCAGCACAGACTCTCATGGAGCTTCAGGGCTGGACTGCTACAAAGCTGACCAACATCATTTAACTTCCCACCTCTGTCAGATCAGCCTAAACGCAGATTATCCAAAGAATCACTCTTCCGAGACtggccaaaccaaaccaaaccaaattgCACATGCCCCAGATACAGAAGCTTTTCGAAGTTCTGAATTTAAGGCTGACAACCAGGATGATCCCCTCTTAGCAACAGGCAAATCTGAACTTATTCCATTTACTCAGTCTGAAATTAGCCAGGAGGATGTCTTAAGTGAAGGGGATTCTTCAGCTGTAGTATTGCCTCCCACAAGCTCCTCAAGCCCTTTAGATCCAATTGAGCAAGTAGCAGCCTCTTTACCCACCCAGCCCACCGATTCATCTCCATACAAAGCCCAAAACCTGTCTGGTCTCTCTTTAAGTCCATCACAACTTCTCCTATCCCAGATTTTGATCCATGATgcagcacagaaacagaaagtGTTTGCCACCACAGTGTTTGACTGTGGTATCTGTTATATGGGCTGGCTCGGGTCAGAGTGTATGCAGCTGTATGAGTGTGCGCACATCTTCTGCCAGGCCTGTCTCAGGGAGTTCTGTCAGGTCCAAATAACAGAGGGAAACATACAGGGTGTCACCTGTCCTCAGGCAGGCTGCGTTGCGAGCCTGACTCCTGCACAG GTGAAAAGCCTTGTAGGGGAGAAGCTATTCAGCCGATACGATCGTCTCCTTCTTCAGTCTACACTTGACCACATGTCTG ATGTGACGTACTGTCCTCGACATTCTTGCGGTTCGGTTGTCATTGCGGATAAGTCCAGCAATGCAGCTTTGTGCTCTGTGTGCAGCTTTGccttctgtgtcacctgtaaaAAGACCTACCACGGACCAAACGAGTGTCATAAAGAGATGACAGAGCGGATTAATGACGATGCACTGCAGACCCCGCCACAGTCAGAAG AGGGGCTCAGGGCTCTTCTGGAGGACTATATGACTGGCAGTAAGCAGAGACGGCGCCTTTTGGAGAGCAGATACGGCCGCAAAATGTTTCAGTCTACTGAGACATATCTGAGTAACAATTGGAAGGCTGCCAATACCAAGGCCTGTCCTCACTGCTTCTGCCCAATacag AAGGACGGCGGATGTGACCACATGTATTGCACTCAGTGTCATCGGCCGTTCTGCTGGGTCTAA
- the zmat3 gene encoding zinc finger matrin-type protein 3: MMALQLRTGDAAYYQSAEYCRNYSSPPVSYGDSSHYLARLPGPGTMLKPPLSLFSHPQQPFQHMDSLHHFGPPPMVPTQPLGPPPIVPAQAIGPPTMAPPQSLGPSHITATHTLRPPPITPTHTLGPPPMTPAQPLGPPPMPHTLGPPPVDPTQAIVPPTMDLTQPLRPPHLNPAQALVPPPVVAPAAGRYPLPPSPLSSPPAPGPDPSQMPPRPHGPGIIPAPVSSLVCGPLPGQAAPASKHPQDEGSSLGMEEQEDPLGLEELCKPLYCKLCNVTLNSAQQAQAHYQGKNHSKKLRNFYAGSQQPPAIRIPEVLEGAGQTAVTSGSGDGDAGRQALYKGAPRVILATENDYCKLCDASFSSLAVAQAHYQGKNHAKKLRLAEAQQNSNNMEGSNEAAPRRNRKDGSEYRLVKNRRSPQMPTAMTGPYYNPRPRQRIPRDLAMCVTPSGQFYCSMCNCGAEQETDFRQHLESKQHKAKVSELRYRHEMENLGYS; encoded by the exons GTCCAGGAACCATGCTGAAGCCCCCCCTGAGTCTCTTCAGCCATCCCCAGCAGCCATTTCAACACATGGACTCTCTGCACCACTTTGGACCTCCACCAATGGTGCCTACGCAGCCTCTCGGCCCACCACCTATTGTCCCTGCTCAGGCAATTGGGCCCCCAACTATGGCTCCTCCTCAGAGTCTGGGGCCTTCTCACATAACTGCTACTCATACATTAAGGCCTCCACCTATTACCCCAACGCATACCTTAGGCCCCCCACCAATGACCCCAGCTCAACCACTTGGACCTCCACCAATGCCACACACTTTGGGGCCCCCACCTGTAGATCCTACACAAGCAATAGTACCTCCCACCATGGACCTCACACAACCACTAAGGCCTCCACATCTGAACCCTGCCCAGGCACTGGTTCCCCCACCTGTAGTGGCACCTGCAGCTGGCCGATATCCCCTCCCTCCCAGTCCTTTGTCCTCACCTCCTGCTCCCGGCCCTGACCCTTCACAGATGCCCCCAAGGCCCCACGGACCAGGTATCATCCCAGCCCCAGTTTCCAGCCTTGTCTGTGGTCCTCTTCCAGGTCAGGCAGCGCCAGCCAGCAAACATCCCCAGGATGAGGGCTCCTCTCTGGggatggaggagcaggaggaccCTCTGGGGCTGGAAGAACTGTGTAAACCACTGTACTGTAAACTCTGCAACGTTACGCTTAACTCCGCACAGCAGGCTCAGGCTCATTACCAG GGAAAGAATCACAGTAAAAAGTTAAGAAATTTCTACGCTGGCAGTCAACAGCCGCCAGCCATCAGGATCCCAGAGGTTCTCGAGGGGGCTGGTCAGACGGCTGTCACATCGGGATCTGGTGATGGTGATGCCGGCAGACAG GCTCTGTACAAGGGGGCGCCCCGGGTCATCTTGGCCACAGAGAACGACTATTGTAAACTGTGCGACGCCTCCTTCAGCTCACTAGCAGTTGCTCAGGCTCACTACCAAGGCAAGAACCATGCCAAGAAGCTACGACTGGCTGAGGCCCAACAGAACTCCAATAACAT GGAAGGCAGTAATGAGGCAGCTCCAAGAAGAAACCGTAAGGATGGGAGTGAATACCGACTGGTGAAAAACCGTCGCAGCCCACAGATGCCCACTGCCATGACAG GGCCGTACTACAACCCCAGGCCGAGGCAGCGCATCCCCAGGGACTTGGCCATGTGCGTGACTCCCAGTGGACAGTTCTACTGCTCCATGTGCAACTGTGGAGCTGAGCAGGAGACGGACTTCAGGCAGCACCTGGAGAGCAAGCAGCACAAAGCCAAAGTGTCGGAATTAAGATATCGCCATGAGATGGAGAACCTCGGCTACAGCTAA